A stretch of the Fusobacterium varium genome encodes the following:
- the polA gene encoding DNA polymerase I, with translation MKKAVLLDVSAIMYRAYFANMNFRTKNEPTGAVYGFTNTLLSIIKEFSPDYIGAAFDVKRASLKRSEIYSEYKAQRDAVPEDLLLQIPRIEELLDGFNINRFKIDGYEADDVMGTLSQKLSKEGIEVIVVTGDKDLAQILDKNVKIALLGKGEGGDKFKMLETDEDVVEYLGVTSKMIPDFFGLIGDSSDGIPGVRKIGPKKAAPMLEKYENLEGVYENIDKLTEIPGIGKSLITNMKEDKEIAFMSRKLATIEKDIPLDCKIDDLKYSIDNKKLLDLFKTLEFRVLVKKMGLESAALPVEEKAPESGNLQMGLFTTPPVQDNEPAGSVSKDRNFMVVDDEEKFKQFSDKLAGEKRVAFFYSGIGFAVSSLKDDFYIPLVHTPLFHKNLDLNKIKEFFRNSDSAFITYNFKPLLNEGIEIKNMDVDLMIAYHLISSQTKEGVEIPLEQLSGIDIPPYSEKFGKEAPGNLSTEEYGKFLVERSKGIMETYGIAMEEIKGKNLFDVLKKIEMPLIKVLSAMERRGIKIDPVYFAKYEKELDVLLNDLQKKIFEIAGEEFNLNSPKQLAEVLFFKLNLDPVKKTKTGLSTDEEVLEKLKNDGIEIAIYILEYRKYAKLKNTYVDALPKLADSKDRLHTTFNQIGTTTGRLSSSNPNLQNIPVKTDEGMKIRQGFIADEGNILMGIDYSQIELRVLAELSKDKNLIAAYKNNEDLHRVTAKKIFELEDGQEVSREQRIIAKTINFSIIYGKTAFGLSKELGITQKEATDYISKYFEQYPKVKDFEKSIIDYAEKNGYTETYFGRRRIIEGIISKNKNIKNQAERMAVNSVIQGTAAEILKKVMIEIFKIIEGKEDISLLLQVHDELIFEIKEEKVEEYRTIIENIMKNSVRFDDVVLDINTNIGKNWAETK, from the coding sequence ATGAAGAAAGCTGTACTTTTAGATGTAAGTGCAATAATGTATAGAGCATATTTTGCAAATATGAATTTTAGGACTAAAAACGAACCTACAGGGGCAGTATATGGCTTTACTAATACACTTTTGAGTATTATAAAAGAGTTCTCCCCTGATTATATAGGAGCAGCTTTTGATGTGAAGAGAGCTTCTCTGAAAAGAAGTGAAATATATAGTGAATACAAGGCACAGAGAGATGCAGTACCAGAAGACCTTCTTTTGCAGATACCAAGGATAGAAGAATTATTAGATGGTTTTAATATAAATAGATTTAAAATAGATGGATATGAAGCTGATGATGTAATGGGAACACTTTCTCAGAAATTATCAAAAGAGGGAATAGAAGTAATAGTAGTTACAGGAGATAAAGATTTAGCTCAAATACTTGATAAAAATGTCAAAATAGCTCTCCTTGGGAAAGGAGAAGGTGGAGATAAATTTAAAATGCTGGAAACTGATGAAGACGTTGTAGAATATTTGGGAGTAACTTCTAAGATGATTCCAGATTTTTTTGGTTTAATAGGAGATTCAAGTGATGGAATACCAGGAGTTAGAAAAATAGGACCTAAAAAAGCTGCTCCTATGCTTGAAAAGTATGAAAACTTAGAAGGAGTTTATGAAAATATAGACAAATTGACTGAAATTCCAGGAATAGGGAAATCTCTTATAACAAATATGAAAGAAGATAAGGAAATAGCTTTTATGAGCAGAAAACTTGCTACTATTGAGAAAGATATTCCACTAGATTGTAAAATAGATGATTTAAAATATTCTATAGATAATAAAAAACTTTTAGATTTATTTAAAACACTGGAATTTAGAGTACTGGTAAAAAAAATGGGGTTAGAATCAGCAGCATTGCCAGTTGAAGAAAAAGCACCTGAATCTGGTAATCTTCAAATGGGATTATTCACAACTCCTCCTGTACAAGACAATGAGCCTGCAGGATCAGTATCAAAAGATAGAAATTTTATGGTAGTAGATGATGAAGAAAAATTTAAACAATTCAGTGATAAATTAGCAGGAGAAAAGAGAGTAGCTTTTTTTTATTCTGGAATAGGATTTGCTGTAAGTTCTTTAAAGGATGATTTCTACATTCCATTAGTACATACACCATTATTTCATAAAAATCTTGATTTGAATAAAATAAAAGAATTTTTTAGAAATTCTGATTCTGCATTTATAACATATAATTTTAAGCCATTATTAAATGAGGGTATAGAAATAAAAAATATGGATGTAGATTTGATGATAGCATACCATTTAATTTCTTCTCAAACTAAAGAAGGAGTAGAAATTCCTTTAGAACAATTATCTGGAATAGATATACCTCCGTATTCAGAAAAATTTGGAAAAGAGGCTCCAGGTAATCTTTCTACTGAAGAATATGGAAAATTTCTTGTGGAAAGAAGCAAAGGAATAATGGAAACTTATGGTATAGCAATGGAAGAGATTAAAGGAAAGAATCTTTTTGATGTACTTAAAAAAATAGAAATGCCTCTCATAAAAGTGCTTTCTGCAATGGAAAGAAGAGGAATAAAAATAGATCCTGTATATTTTGCCAAATATGAAAAAGAGCTGGATGTACTGCTGAATGACCTCCAAAAGAAAATATTTGAGATAGCAGGAGAAGAATTTAACTTAAATTCACCCAAGCAATTGGCAGAAGTTTTATTTTTTAAATTAAACTTAGACCCTGTAAAGAAAACAAAAACAGGACTTTCTACTGATGAGGAAGTATTGGAAAAATTGAAAAATGATGGAATAGAAATAGCTATATATATATTAGAATATAGAAAATATGCAAAATTAAAAAATACATATGTAGATGCTCTGCCTAAACTGGCAGATAGTAAGGATAGACTTCATACTACATTTAACCAAATAGGAACTACAACTGGAAGACTTTCATCGTCTAATCCAAATCTTCAAAATATACCTGTAAAAACAGATGAAGGAATGAAAATAAGGCAAGGATTTATAGCAGATGAAGGAAATATTCTTATGGGAATAGATTATTCACAAATAGAACTTAGAGTTCTGGCTGAGCTGTCAAAAGATAAAAATCTTATAGCTGCCTATAAGAATAACGAAGATCTTCATAGAGTTACTGCAAAAAAAATATTTGAACTGGAAGATGGACAGGAAGTGAGCCGTGAGCAAAGAATAATTGCCAAAACTATAAACTTCAGTATAATATATGGAAAAACAGCTTTTGGACTATCAAAGGAATTAGGAATTACTCAAAAAGAAGCTACTGATTACATTAGTAAATATTTTGAGCAGTACCCTAAAGTAAAAGATTTTGAAAAATCAATAATTGATTATGCTGAAAAAAATGGATATACAGAAACATATTTTGGCAGAAGAAGGATAATAGAAGGAATTATTTCTAAAAATAAAAATATAAAAAACCAAGCTGAAAGAATGGCTGTAAATAGTGTAATTCAAGGAACTGCTGCAGAGATATTAAAAAAGGTTATGATTGAAATATTCAAGATTATAGAAGGTAAAGAAGATATATCTCTTCTATTACAGGTACATGATGAACTTATATTTGAAATAAAAGAGGAAAAGGTAGAAGAATACAGAACAATAATAGAAAATATAATGAAAAATTCTGTTAGGTTTGATGATGTAGTTCTTGATATAAATACTAATATTGGTAAAAATTGGGCAGAAACAAAATAG
- a CDS encoding putative DNA-binding protein — MTEKEFLSLYQKKRGLKSLNEAKEKVNMFWDTLFEALEENESVSFRGWGVFEKKIVPARRIMNINTKKIQYSTPRKTVRFRTGSNLSLRINEEKKVD, encoded by the coding sequence ATGACAGAAAAAGAATTTTTGAGTTTATATCAGAAAAAAAGAGGATTAAAAAGTTTAAATGAAGCTAAAGAAAAAGTAAATATGTTCTGGGATACATTGTTTGAAGCACTTGAAGAAAACGAGTCAGTAAGTTTCAGAGGATGGGGAGTGTTTGAAAAGAAAATAGTTCCAGCTAGGAGAATAATGAATATAAATACTAAGAAAATACAATATTCAACACCTAGAAAAACAGTTAGGTTCAGAACAGGAAGCAATCTTTCTTTGAGGATCAATGAAGAAAAAAAAGTAGACTAA
- the ssb gene encoding single-stranded DNA-binding protein, with protein MNLVVLTGRLTRDPELKFGQSGKAYSRFSLAVDRPFQKGEADFINCVAFGKTAELIGEYLRKGRKVGVTGRLQMNRYEANGEKRTSYDVLVENIEFLEAKGSGDSAGYEPHDYTAAAPVSAPKAAVKESEEVPFDDDDEFPF; from the coding sequence ATGAACTTAGTCGTTTTAACTGGAAGATTAACTAGAGACCCTGAATTAAAATTTGGACAAAGTGGGAAAGCATATTCTAGATTTTCACTTGCAGTAGATAGACCATTCCAAAAAGGTGAAGCTGATTTTATCAATTGTGTGGCTTTTGGAAAAACTGCTGAACTTATAGGAGAATATTTAAGAAAAGGAAGAAAAGTTGGAGTTACTGGAAGACTTCAAATGAATAGATATGAAGCAAATGGAGAAAAAAGAACAAGTTATGATGTACTTGTTGAAAATATAGAATTCTTAGAAGCTAAAGGTTCTGGAGATTCTGCTGGTTATGAACCTCATGACTACACAGCTGCTGCTCCTGTATCAGCTCCTAAGGCAGCTGTAAAAGAATCTGAAGAAGTTCCATTTGACGATGATGACGAATTTCCATTCTAA
- a CDS encoding putative transposase yields the protein MQKLTNNNIFFQLNQPKLFNFLQYEISDNDPVRKLSSILEGLDFSSLMQVFSYKTKVHPIRMFSIIVYAYSRNLTSTRDIEMACRENIKFRFFLQNSKIPVHSTISRFLAKTEDILPDLFEQFVEKILEMENISTETIYIDGTKIEAYANKYSFVWKKSIEKYRDRLDEKILELISNFNDDFNLQYDNFLEIYSYLSNLNFQIVKGRGKRKSKEQKYLELCAEYIEKYQKYSNHFKNLNGRNSYSKTDIDATFMRMKDDHMRNGQLKPGYNLQIGVISEYISSYEIFSNPSDSKTLIPFLEKISSQNLEVKNIVADAGYESILNYEYLEKMSYTSYIKPIYFEKSKIRKFKNDLNRVENLIYNHSENKLFRKDGLELEFLYSNKNNTVQYFWNPETNKKIKYNARFRILSNKSKENVSSNYGKQLRMNRSIQVEGAFAVLKEDMKLRKLKVRSKKSVLREICLFCIAYNFNRYLSRNINNRLGTTLHSLKVA from the coding sequence ATGCAAAAACTAACTAATAATAACATTTTTTTTCAATTAAATCAACCCAAACTTTTTAACTTTTTACAATATGAAATTTCTGATAATGATCCTGTAAGAAAACTTAGCTCAATATTGGAGGGATTAGATTTTAGTAGTTTAATGCAAGTATTTTCTTACAAAACAAAGGTACATCCTATCAGAATGTTTTCTATCATTGTTTATGCCTATTCGCGCAATTTAACTTCTACTAGAGATATAGAAATGGCTTGCCGTGAAAATATTAAATTCAGGTTTTTTTTACAAAATTCTAAAATTCCTGTTCACTCTACTATTTCTAGATTTTTAGCAAAAACTGAAGATATTCTTCCAGATCTATTTGAACAATTCGTTGAAAAAATTCTTGAAATGGAAAATATTTCCACTGAAACAATATATATTGATGGCACTAAAATTGAAGCATATGCTAATAAATATTCATTTGTTTGGAAAAAATCTATTGAGAAATACAGAGATAGATTAGATGAAAAAATTCTTGAACTAATTTCAAATTTTAATGATGATTTCAACTTACAATATGACAACTTCCTTGAAATATATTCGTATCTTTCTAATTTGAATTTTCAAATAGTCAAAGGTAGAGGAAAGCGAAAATCTAAAGAACAAAAATATTTAGAATTATGCGCAGAATACATAGAAAAGTATCAAAAATATTCTAATCATTTTAAAAATCTTAATGGTAGAAATAGCTATTCAAAAACTGATATAGATGCTACTTTTATGAGAATGAAAGATGACCATATGAGAAATGGTCAATTAAAACCTGGATATAATCTGCAAATAGGAGTGATTAGTGAATATATTTCTTCATATGAAATTTTTTCTAACCCTTCTGATTCTAAAACTTTGATTCCATTTTTAGAGAAAATTTCATCTCAAAATTTAGAAGTTAAAAATATTGTAGCTGATGCAGGATATGAAAGTATTTTAAATTATGAATATTTGGAAAAAATGAGCTATACTTCATACATAAAACCAATATATTTTGAAAAATCTAAAATCAGAAAGTTTAAAAATGATTTAAACAGAGTAGAAAATTTAATATATAATCATTCTGAAAATAAGCTATTTAGAAAAGATGGATTAGAATTAGAATTTCTATACTCTAATAAAAATAATACAGTTCAATATTTTTGGAATCCTGAAACTAACAAAAAAATTAAGTACAATGCAAGATTTAGAATTTTATCAAATAAATCAAAAGAGAATGTATCAAGCAATTATGGAAAACAATTAAGAATGAACAGAAGTATTCAAGTAGAAGGTGCTTTTGCAGTTTTGAAAGAAGATATGAAATTGCGAAAATTAAAAGTTCGAAGTAAAAAAAGTGTTTTAAGAGAAATATGTTTGTTTTGTATTGCTTACAACTTCAACAGATATCTAAGCAGAAATATAAATAATCGCTTAGGAACAACACTTCACTCATTAAAAGTAGCTTAG
- a CDS encoding putative transposase: MFFFYDRDLLTKLAYAVNDVFKYQFHNIKAKNQRIHKISKYSYKYFTNSDIIHYGLITVIHTFGRDLKWNPHIHAIVTLGGFNKNFQFLEKKYFHVNSIAGQWKKMVIDIVKSGNYDKPEIKAKAYAAANYLYRKNTRFFFNVAKNDLNNNIYAIKYIGRYLSRAPIAEYKIIDFYDNKVTFYYESLADDKQRIELTLDAETFLSKLIIHIPPKHFKMIRRFGIYSRNIKSELKNIMKFMRKYVSKYSNSTFYQLEIWNAFGVNPFYCFKCNARMKVKKISYFNIHTGSICWKEYR; encoded by the coding sequence ATGTTTTTCTTCTATGATAGAGACCTTTTAACTAAGCTTGCTTATGCTGTTAATGATGTTTTTAAATATCAATTTCATAACATTAAAGCAAAAAATCAAAGAATTCATAAAATTTCAAAATATTCCTATAAATACTTTACTAACTCAGATATCATTCATTATGGATTGATTACTGTTATTCATACCTTTGGGCGCGATCTTAAATGGAACCCTCATATTCATGCTATTGTTACTTTAGGTGGATTCAATAAAAACTTCCAATTTCTTGAAAAAAAATATTTTCATGTCAATTCCATTGCTGGACAATGGAAAAAAATGGTTATTGATATTGTTAAATCTGGAAATTATGACAAGCCTGAAATTAAAGCTAAAGCTTATGCTGCTGCTAACTACCTTTATCGTAAAAATACAAGATTCTTTTTCAATGTTGCAAAAAATGATTTAAATAATAATATTTATGCAATTAAATATATTGGCAGATATCTGTCAAGAGCTCCTATCGCAGAATATAAAATTATTGATTTCTATGATAATAAGGTTACTTTCTATTATGAAAGTCTTGCTGATGATAAACAAAGAATTGAGCTTACTTTAGATGCAGAAACATTTCTTTCTAAATTAATTATTCACATTCCCCCTAAACATTTCAAAATGATTAGGCGCTTTGGAATCTATTCTAGAAATATTAAATCAGAACTTAAAAACATCATGAAATTCATGAGAAAATATGTCTCTAAATATTCCAATTCTACTTTTTATCAACTTGAAATATGGAACGCTTTTGGAGTAAATCCTTTTTATTGTTTTAAATGTAATGCCAGAATGAAAGTTAAAAAAATATCATATTTTAATATACATACAGGCTCCATTTGCTGGAAAGAATATCGCTAA
- a CDS encoding dinitrogenase iron-molybdenum cofactor biosynthesis protein — protein MSNEILRVGFSTNDGAILEGHFGHCEKFVIHTIENGKSVNKEIVTAPEHTHGAFPKFMAEQKVNIVITGGMGQKAMDILKANKIEVILGASGKIEDILKVYLEGNLISDGAACAHHHHDHHEEHNCKH, from the coding sequence ATGAGTAATGAAATTTTAAGAGTGGGATTTTCAACAAATGATGGAGCAATATTAGAAGGGCATTTTGGGCATTGTGAAAAATTTGTTATCCATACTATTGAAAATGGAAAATCTGTAAATAAAGAAATTGTAACTGCACCTGAGCACACACATGGAGCATTTCCTAAGTTTATGGCTGAACAAAAAGTAAATATTGTTATTACTGGAGGAATGGGACAAAAAGCAATGGATATACTGAAAGCCAATAAAATAGAAGTTATACTTGGTGCAAGTGGAAAAATTGAAGATATACTGAAAGTTTATCTTGAAGGAAACCTAATTTCAGATGGAGCAGCTTGTGCCCACCACCATCATGATCATCATGAAGAACATAACTGCAAACATTAA
- a CDS encoding putative aminobenzoyl-glutamate transporter, translating to MSETNLNKKGILGRIAVVANKLPHPVTIFIIFSITIAILSVILSKMGVSVEIETINRSTKAIELQSFAVKNLLDSDGIRWIFESAVENFISFEPLGVVLFFSLFFNFLNEVGLFPSFLKKAMKKINGKYVSFFIAFLGVNSSFAGDIGYVLVIPIAGILYKQLKRNPIAGILLGFSATSAGFAACLVSIDALLGGLSTAAISIVDPTYIVTPLANSIFMFFFTFFITFIVAFVNDKFIEPKLNDFLPEEEVEEDFNTSLSPEEDKGLKYAAIGFIVSFAIIALLSIPSWGPLRNPNTGLLLLGWSPLLSAIVPVICFIFFIPGLFYGVAAGKIKNDKDLMNLLFKALDGFGAFIVLCFFSSIFISWFAYSQLGTIIAAEGGKFLSKVGLTGIPLIIAFIFFCAFANLFIGSMTSKYVLLAPIFLPMLHKMGISPELAQLAYRLGDSSTNVISPLMSYFALILIYCNKYNKKFGLGDLITYMIPHAITILISSIIFFGIWIAFNLPIGFGTTNFL from the coding sequence ATGTCAGAAACAAATTTAAACAAAAAAGGAATTTTAGGAAGAATAGCTGTTGTTGCTAATAAACTTCCCCATCCTGTAACTATCTTTATTATTTTTTCAATTACTATTGCTATTCTATCTGTTATTCTTTCAAAAATGGGAGTATCTGTGGAAATAGAAACAATAAATCGTTCTACTAAAGCAATAGAGTTACAAAGTTTTGCTGTAAAAAATCTTCTTGATTCAGATGGAATCAGATGGATATTTGAATCAGCAGTTGAAAATTTCATTTCTTTTGAACCTTTGGGTGTAGTACTTTTCTTTTCATTATTCTTTAATTTTTTAAATGAAGTTGGTTTATTTCCTAGTTTTCTAAAAAAAGCTATGAAAAAAATAAATGGAAAATATGTTTCATTTTTTATAGCCTTTTTAGGAGTAAATTCATCATTTGCTGGTGACATAGGTTATGTTTTAGTAATACCAATAGCAGGTATTTTATATAAACAATTAAAAAGAAATCCAATAGCTGGTATACTTTTAGGTTTTAGTGCTACTTCAGCTGGATTTGCAGCTTGTCTTGTTTCAATTGATGCTCTTTTGGGTGGACTTTCTACTGCAGCTATCAGTATTGTTGATCCTACTTATATTGTTACACCCCTTGCTAACTCGATATTTATGTTTTTCTTTACATTTTTCATTACTTTCATTGTAGCATTTGTAAATGATAAATTTATTGAACCTAAATTAAATGACTTTTTACCAGAAGAAGAAGTTGAGGAAGATTTTAATACTTCCTTAAGTCCTGAAGAAGATAAAGGTCTTAAATATGCAGCTATTGGATTTATTGTTTCATTTGCAATAATTGCACTTTTATCTATTCCATCATGGGGCCCATTAAGAAATCCTAACACTGGTCTTCTCCTTCTTGGATGGAGTCCTCTTTTATCAGCAATAGTTCCTGTAATTTGTTTTATATTTTTTATTCCAGGGTTATTTTATGGAGTTGCAGCTGGTAAAATTAAAAATGACAAAGATTTAATGAATTTATTATTTAAAGCCTTAGATGGTTTTGGTGCTTTTATAGTTTTATGTTTCTTCTCATCTATATTTATTTCTTGGTTTGCTTATAGTCAATTGGGAACTATCATTGCAGCTGAAGGAGGAAAATTTCTTTCTAAAGTAGGTCTTACTGGAATTCCACTAATTATTGCGTTCATATTTTTCTGTGCTTTTGCTAATTTATTCATTGGTTCTATGACTAGTAAATATGTTCTTTTAGCTCCAATATTTTTACCAATGCTTCACAAAATGGGAATATCACCAGAACTAGCTCAACTGGCTTACAGATTGGGGGATTCATCTACAAATGTAATTTCTCCTCTAATGAGTTATTTTGCTCTTATATTAATTTATTGTAATAAATATAATAAGAAATTTGGTCTTGGTGACCTCATTACATATATGATTCCTCATGCAATAACTATTCTTATATCAAGTATTATTTTCTTTGGAATATGGATTGCCTTCAACTTACCAATAGGGTTTGGTACAACAAATTTCCTATAA
- a CDS encoding putative efflux pump protein translates to MEKNIVLKFFVKYVTLNVMGMIGFSCYILADTYFISKGMGVDGLTALNLAIPLYTFINGTGLMIGIGGGSRYAVLRAKRENDKADSIFTYSIQIGILIGLFFFIIGIFLGDKISYLLGADKITFKMTSTYLKTIMSFAPLFILNNIFLAFVRNDGDPKLAMGGMLLGSFSNIVLDYVFIFLLKLEMFGAAFATGLAPVISMCVLSLYLIKKRNQFHLKKEKLNISKVLELCGTGASSFITEISSGIVLIVFNAVILKLEGNIGVAAYGVVANLALVVIAIFTGIAQGVQPLVSKSYGSKDKEQLYYILRYSIILSIIVAISVYTAVFFSDTTLVSIFNKENNKKLFTLAVNGLHIYFTGFLFAGINIILSVFFSSMEHSKTGFIISITRGFVAIVPAVLMLSYIFGMTGVWLSFPIAEIFASFSVIYFINSNRNLFKK, encoded by the coding sequence ATGGAAAAAAATATTGTACTAAAATTTTTTGTAAAATATGTAACATTAAATGTTATGGGAATGATAGGATTCTCTTGTTATATTCTGGCAGACACCTATTTTATATCAAAGGGAATGGGAGTAGACGGACTCACAGCACTAAATTTGGCTATTCCATTATATACTTTTATCAATGGAACCGGATTGATGATAGGAATAGGAGGAGGGTCAAGATATGCAGTATTAAGAGCTAAGAGAGAAAATGATAAAGCTGATAGTATTTTTACTTATTCAATACAAATAGGAATATTGATTGGTCTGTTTTTTTTCATTATAGGAATATTTTTAGGTGATAAAATAAGTTATTTACTTGGAGCTGATAAGATAACTTTTAAAATGACAAGTACATATCTTAAAACGATTATGAGTTTTGCTCCTCTATTTATACTAAATAATATATTTTTAGCATTTGTAAGAAATGATGGAGATCCTAAACTTGCAATGGGAGGAATGCTTCTTGGAAGTTTTTCAAATATAGTTTTAGACTATGTATTTATATTCCTTTTGAAATTAGAAATGTTTGGAGCAGCTTTTGCAACAGGACTAGCTCCTGTAATCAGTATGTGTGTTTTATCGCTTTATCTAATAAAAAAAAGAAATCAATTTCATTTGAAAAAAGAAAAATTAAATATAAGTAAAGTATTAGAACTATGTGGTACAGGTGCTTCTTCTTTTATAACAGAAATATCCTCTGGTATAGTGTTAATAGTATTTAATGCAGTAATATTGAAATTAGAAGGAAATATAGGTGTAGCAGCATATGGAGTAGTTGCTAATCTTGCTTTAGTAGTAATTGCCATTTTTACAGGAATAGCTCAGGGAGTACAGCCATTGGTCAGCAAAAGTTATGGAAGTAAAGATAAAGAGCAGCTTTATTATATTTTGAGATATTCAATAATCCTCTCTATAATTGTTGCAATATCTGTCTACACAGCTGTATTTTTTTCAGATACTACATTGGTTTCTATATTTAATAAAGAAAATAATAAAAAGCTTTTTACTTTAGCTGTAAACGGACTTCACATATATTTTACAGGTTTTTTATTTGCTGGAATAAACATAATATTATCTGTATTTTTCAGTTCAATGGAACATTCTAAAACAGGATTTATAATATCAATTACAAGAGGATTTGTAGCTATAGTCCCAGCAGTATTAATGTTGTCATATATATTTGGAATGACAGGAGTATGGCTCTCTTTTCCAATAGCAGAGATATTTGCATCTTTTTCAGTAATTTATTTTATAAACAGCAATCGAAATTTATTTAAAAAATAA
- a CDS encoding putative pyruvate synthase subunit PorB, whose amino-acid sequence MAYNFKKEMEKPERLTGGHRMCAGCGAPVAVRGVLRALREEDEAVICSATSCLEVSTFLYPYTAWKDSFIHSAFENAAATISGAQTAYKVLKKKGKIDESYKFIAFGGDGGTYDIGFQSLSGAMERGHDMVYVCYDNEAYMNTGIQRSSATPIGADTTTTPIGKESAGKPQGRKDLTDVISAHNVAYVAQTTFIGNFKDLHEKAEKAIYTEGAAFLNILAPCPRGWRYEGEDLMEMCKLAVETCYWPLFEVIDGEWKLSYRPKVKLPVEEFLKKQGRFKHLFKPQNRHIIDRIQKDVDLKWERLLKRCGEEI is encoded by the coding sequence ATGGCATATAATTTCAAAAAAGAAATGGAAAAACCTGAAAGACTTACTGGAGGACACAGAATGTGTGCAGGGTGTGGAGCACCAGTAGCAGTAAGAGGAGTATTAAGAGCACTAAGAGAGGAAGATGAAGCTGTAATATGCAGTGCAACAAGCTGTCTTGAAGTATCAACTTTCCTATATCCATATACAGCATGGAAAGATTCATTCATTCACTCAGCATTTGAAAATGCAGCAGCAACAATAAGCGGAGCGCAGACTGCATATAAAGTATTAAAGAAAAAAGGAAAAATAGATGAGTCATATAAATTCATAGCTTTTGGAGGAGATGGAGGAACTTATGATATAGGATTCCAGTCACTGTCTGGAGCAATGGAAAGAGGACATGACATGGTTTATGTATGTTATGACAATGAAGCATATATGAATACAGGTATTCAAAGATCATCAGCAACACCTATAGGAGCAGATACAACAACAACACCTATAGGAAAAGAAAGCGCAGGAAAACCACAGGGAAGAAAGGATCTTACAGATGTAATATCAGCTCACAATGTGGCATATGTAGCACAGACAACATTTATAGGAAACTTCAAAGACCTTCATGAGAAAGCGGAAAAAGCAATCTACACAGAAGGAGCAGCATTCCTTAATATATTAGCACCATGCCCAAGAGGATGGAGATATGAGGGAGAAGATTTAATGGAAATGTGTAAACTGGCAGTAGAAACTTGTTACTGGCCATTATTTGAAGTAATAGATGGAGAATGGAAATTAAGCTACAGACCAAAAGTAAAATTACCAGTAGAAGAATTCCTAAAAAAACAAGGAAGATTTAAACACTTATTCAAACCGCAAAACAGACATATCATAGATAGAATACAAAAAGATGTGGATTTGAAATGGGAAAGACTTCTTAAGAGATGTGGAGAAGAAATTTAA